Below is a genomic region from Paraburkholderia sp. BL23I1N1.
TGCGCAATATCGAGGGCTGCACAGCTAGCGGATTTCGCGCGGTGGCGGCCTTTGATGTGCGGCCGGTGATGGGCACGATCGGTTCGGGTGTACCGGTGTACGACGATATCGCCAAGTTCGCCGCCTACGTGAGGTCACACGATGTGCAGGAGTTGTGGCTCGCTTTGCCGCTCTCCGAGGAGCGCACGATCTCGCGCTTTGTGGCTGAGTTTCGCGACGATCTCGTGAACGTGCGTTTTGTACCGGATATGCGCAGCGTTGCGCTGTTCGACAGCGGCATGATCGATCTGATCGGTATGCCGGCAATCAACCTGGTTGCGTCGCCGGTGCCAGCTCGCGCGCTGGTGAAGAAAGAGATCTTTGATCGCGCATTCGCTGCTTGCGCACTGGTTGCGCTTGCTCCGGTGCTGATCGCGATTGCGGTTGCCGTGAAGCTGTCTTCGCGTGGACCGGTGTTTTTCACGCAGAAGCGCAAGGGTGCGGATGGACGCATCTTCAAGATCTACAAGTTCCGCTCGATGCGTCCCCACGCCGTCGAAACCGGCGTGGTGAAGCAGGCTACGCGAGGGGATCCGCGTATTACACGAGTGGGTGCGTTTCTCCGGCGCACCAGCCTGGATGAGTTGCCGCAGTTCTTCAATGTACTGCGCGGCGATATGTCGGTAGTAGGGCCGCGGCCTCATGCGATTGAACACGACGAGCTTTATCAGAAAGTGGTGAACGGCTACATCCATCGGTACCGGATCAAGCCGGGGATCACAGGATGGGCGCAGATCAACGGATTCAGAGGAGAGACAGACCAGATCGAGAAGATGCAAGGACGCGTCGAACACGATCTGTACTACCTGCGCAACTGGTCATTTGGGCTCGACATGCGGATTGTCGTGGCGACGATAGCGAAGGGCCTGGTTCATAGCAACGCGTACTGACACCTGCACATAATAAAAACACATGGCCATGAAATTACGCGGACAAGTACTCCGATCGGCACCGAACGCGCTTGCGCTTGCTGCGGCTTTAGCGTTCGCTGCTTCGGCACAAGCGGCCGACCCTGCGCTGAATGCGCTCGGGCAGGCGGGCGGTTTGGTGATTCCGTACGCGTTTGCACTACCCGAAGGGACGGTGGAGGCGCAGTACAACAACTACATTGATCCGCGCTACGGAAAGAAAGCGACGGATGCGCAGATGTATTGGGGGGCAGTGGGTTTGCTGCCTTATGTCGAGGTGTCCGGTGGGCTTGCCAATTACCCGGCCAATGTCCCGGCACCATTCAGCAATGCAGACCACTTTTTGTTTCGTCACCTGATGGGCGACGTCAAGCTCGAAGTGCCGAAGTTCTTCAAGTATCAGCCGAGTATTGCATTCGGTGTGACCGACATTGGCGGCCAGACGCATTTCTTCCGTTCGAAATACGGTGTGGTGTCGCAAGCATTTGGACCTGTGACGCTGACGGCTGGCTACGGCCAGGGAGATCGCCTCGATGGTTTGTTCGGCGGCGCACAAGTCTCGCTATGGAACACGGGGTTGTCGTTGCTCGCGGAAGACGATTCGAAGACGCCGTATGCCGGTGTGCGTTATCAGTCTCCGCGGGTTAGCTGGCTAGCGGATGCGAACGTGATTGGCACGGTCATGCGGTCGATCCGCTCAACGGATGGTGTATCGCCGCGTACGTCGTTCTCGGTGGGCATTCAGATCCCGCTGGGCAAACGCTTTAGCGGTGCGCGTTGTGCAACCGGCTTGTGCGAGGGCCCGCAAGTGCCGGCCGCCCAAACCGCGAATGCCGACGACGATGGCCCGATCCGTCTCGCCAGCCTGCAACCGCTGGACACACGCGCCCTCGCTGGCAACAACAACGCGCTGGCCGCCGCGCCGATTACGTATGTGCCGCCACTGCAGTCGTATGCGTCTGCGATGCTGAGTGACGTGACGGCCGCCAGGTCG
It encodes:
- a CDS encoding undecaprenyl-phosphate glucose phosphotransferase, which gives rise to MPGLQSLIARSVDVMLVVLGALAASQVRFEDITQSRIDTAFVAFAAAFTLVLFPVFGVYASWRGRAMLRMAGQVSLAWFVVQGCGLVLMFSLHRTDFISRLWFAYWMAMTGGALIVSRLAVHAVLARVRHAGMNLRRVAVVGCGSHCHQVVRNIEGCTASGFRAVAAFDVRPVMGTIGSGVPVYDDIAKFAAYVRSHDVQELWLALPLSEERTISRFVAEFRDDLVNVRFVPDMRSVALFDSGMIDLIGMPAINLVASPVPARALVKKEIFDRAFAACALVALAPVLIAIAVAVKLSSRGPVFFTQKRKGADGRIFKIYKFRSMRPHAVETGVVKQATRGDPRITRVGAFLRRTSLDELPQFFNVLRGDMSVVGPRPHAIEHDELYQKVVNGYIHRYRIKPGITGWAQINGFRGETDQIEKMQGRVEHDLYYLRNWSFGLDMRIVVATIAKGLVHSNAY